One window of the Actinomyces procaprae genome contains the following:
- a CDS encoding tyrosine-type recombinase/integrase: MAYGDGTGPYQVKGGRWVGAVDVGWTERGTRRRRTVSAKTRAECARKLRDLKRQVNAAVGQAPAASHATVKRWADEWLPIQAGRLRPKAYATTEGMIRKWIIPTIGNRRLSDLTAHDARRLDQAILDAGRSSTTARTCRATLSRMLRDARREGHPVPQAILDAEPPKRAANSRRAIPADDAIRLLRAAASRDQWPPLPASVTGRARQAHRLASEVDPSRWVAALLQGMRQGECLGLTWDRVDLDAGTITVDRQLQSVPLRAREAGVADAGWYAAEHLAGAYYLVPVKSAAGRRVIPLVPWMTAALTTWREQCPPSPWGLVWPRLAGGPWSSGDDRRAWHALQEVAGVSRPDGRPYTVHEARHSAATLLMALQVPAPVQVAIMGHSSIAVTQGYQHADLEGARRALEGVAGLLQIEA; this comes from the coding sequence ATGGCATACGGCGACGGCACAGGCCCATACCAGGTCAAGGGCGGACGGTGGGTCGGCGCCGTCGACGTCGGGTGGACCGAGCGAGGCACCCGACGCCGCCGCACCGTCTCCGCCAAGACCAGGGCCGAGTGCGCCCGCAAACTCCGGGACCTCAAGCGTCAGGTCAACGCCGCCGTCGGGCAGGCCCCCGCCGCGTCGCACGCCACCGTCAAGAGGTGGGCCGACGAGTGGCTGCCGATCCAGGCCGGCCGACTCCGCCCCAAGGCCTACGCCACCACCGAGGGCATGATCCGCAAGTGGATCATCCCCACCATCGGCAACCGGCGCCTATCGGATCTCACCGCCCACGACGCCCGCCGCCTCGACCAGGCCATCCTCGACGCCGGCCGGTCGTCGACGACGGCCCGCACATGCCGGGCCACGCTCTCCCGCATGCTGCGCGACGCCCGCCGCGAGGGCCACCCGGTACCGCAGGCGATCCTCGACGCCGAGCCACCCAAGCGCGCCGCCAACAGCCGCCGGGCGATCCCCGCCGACGACGCGATACGCCTCCTGCGCGCCGCCGCCTCACGCGACCAGTGGCCCCCACTACCCGCCAGCGTGACCGGCCGGGCGAGGCAGGCCCACCGCCTCGCCTCCGAGGTCGACCCCTCCCGGTGGGTCGCCGCACTCCTCCAGGGCATGAGGCAGGGCGAGTGCCTAGGACTCACCTGGGACCGCGTAGACCTCGACGCGGGGACGATCACCGTGGACCGGCAACTACAGTCCGTCCCTCTCCGTGCCAGGGAGGCCGGGGTGGCAGATGCCGGCTGGTATGCCGCCGAGCACCTGGCCGGCGCCTACTACCTGGTGCCCGTCAAGTCGGCGGCGGGTAGGCGGGTGATCCCGCTGGTGCCGTGGATGACGGCGGCGCTCACCACGTGGCGTGAGCAGTGCCCGCCGTCGCCGTGGGGGCTGGTGTGGCCGCGCCTGGCCGGCGGCCCGTGGTCGAGCGGTGACGACCGGCGCGCCTGGCACGCCCTCCAGGAGGTGGCGGGGGTGTCCCGGCCGGACGGGCGCCCGTACACGGTCCACGAGGCGCGTCACTCGGCGGCGACGCTGCTCATGGCGCTGCAGGTGCCCGCGCCGGTGCAGGTGGCGATCATGGGGCACTCGAGTATCGCGGTGACGCAGGGCTACCAGCATGCGGATCTGGAGGGTGCGCGGCGTGCGCTGGAGGGCGTGGCGGGGCTGCTCCAGATCGAGGCGTGA
- a CDS encoding phage holin, producing the protein MGKHVALTTDRTIVSWLTPERRRALYGAAAAILAALAALGVITGEQATAWGQVAEQVLAVIALVVAAVHTGGVYEAPIVGQPLDNAGEER; encoded by the coding sequence ATGGGGAAGCATGTAGCACTCACCACGGACCGCACCATCGTCTCCTGGCTGACACCCGAGCGCAGGCGCGCCCTCTACGGGGCCGCCGCCGCCATCCTCGCGGCACTCGCGGCCCTCGGTGTGATCACCGGCGAGCAGGCCACCGCGTGGGGGCAGGTCGCCGAGCAGGTCCTCGCCGTCATCGCGCTCGTCGTGGCCGCCGTCCACACCGGCGGCGTCTACGAGGCGCCCATCGTGGGCCAGCCGCTCGACAACGCCGGCGAGGAGAGGTGA
- a CDS encoding GH25 family lysozyme, which translates to MALTGMDIASYQASLDVRNVGGDFVIIKATEGTRYVNPYCDKHYQQAKAAGKLRGVYHFARNRTNSAAAEAKHFVDNIRGYIRDAVLVLDWEDGSGVSDVAWAKTWLDTVTQMTGVRPLIYMSASPASQYAWETVARDYGLWVAGYPTSAARGLEAPDCPYRPGHGWNLVMWQYTSSGRINGYGGNLDLNVFYGDKAAWARYAGSTSTVATATTTSTSASAVVDRALDARTGTDGARQLAITGVLGSPTLRRLQEVMGTQIGGPAAPAYAALQRFLNGQLSSGAKRTLTGSTTLAADGTMGWRSWKCLQYWSAHANPSWMRQAGGPADLNGGNFSKWVTGRGDAPTVRMLQHILNSSYAGSGKLLSK; encoded by the coding sequence ATGGCACTGACAGGAATGGACATCGCCTCCTACCAGGCATCCCTTGACGTCCGCAACGTGGGCGGCGATTTTGTCATCATCAAGGCGACCGAGGGGACGCGATACGTCAATCCGTACTGCGATAAGCACTACCAGCAGGCCAAGGCAGCCGGGAAGCTGCGCGGCGTCTACCACTTCGCCCGCAACCGCACCAACAGCGCGGCCGCCGAGGCGAAGCACTTCGTCGACAACATTCGGGGCTACATCCGGGACGCGGTGCTGGTGCTGGACTGGGAGGACGGCTCCGGCGTCTCCGACGTCGCCTGGGCCAAGACCTGGCTGGACACGGTCACGCAGATGACAGGCGTGCGACCGCTGATCTACATGTCCGCATCCCCGGCGTCCCAGTACGCGTGGGAGACCGTTGCCCGGGACTACGGGCTCTGGGTCGCCGGATACCCCACGTCGGCGGCCCGTGGCCTGGAGGCCCCCGACTGCCCCTACCGGCCGGGCCACGGCTGGAACCTGGTGATGTGGCAGTACACGTCCTCCGGCCGCATCAACGGATACGGCGGCAATCTGGACCTCAACGTCTTCTACGGCGACAAGGCTGCCTGGGCGCGCTATGCGGGCTCGACGTCGACGGTGGCCACCGCCACGACCACGTCGACGTCGGCGTCGGCGGTGGTGGACCGGGCGCTGGACGCCCGCACGGGTACGGATGGTGCCCGGCAGCTCGCCATCACGGGCGTGCTGGGCTCCCCGACCCTGCGCCGCCTGCAGGAGGTCATGGGCACGCAGATTGGCGGGCCGGCCGCCCCGGCGTACGCCGCCCTACAGCGATTCCTCAACGGGCAGCTGTCGTCGGGGGCCAAGCGGACACTGACCGGATCCACCACGCTCGCCGCCGACGGCACCATGGGGTGGCGGTCCTGGAAGTGCCTCCAGTACTGGAGCGCGCACGCCAACCCGTCCTGGATGAGGCAGGCCGGAGGCCCTGCCGACCTCAACGGCGGCAACTTCAGCAAGTGGGTGACCGGCCGGGGTGACGCCCCGACGGTCCGGATGCTCCAGCACATACTCAACAGCTCCTACGCGGGCAGCGGCAAGCTGCTCTCCAAGTGA